A portion of the Chondrinema litorale genome contains these proteins:
- a CDS encoding ion transporter produces the protein MNKNETELSKWRSKVHEIIFEADTFWGKTFDVALILIIIFSVIIVSLESVTSIRVKYGGTLKVLEWIFTFLFTLEYIARVFSVLKPSRYIFSFFGIVDLLSIIPTYLSLFIVGAHSLLVIRTLRLVRIFRIFKLVHFIGEAKQLVTALRASGRKITVFLVTVLCITVIMGTIMYLVEGEENGFTSIPISIYWAIVTLTTVGYGDIAPSTVMGQSIAAFIMIMGYGILAVPTGIVSVELAKTNPDLQMTTQACPNCSAEGHDYDAKFCKKCGSEL, from the coding sequence ATGAATAAAAATGAAACAGAATTAAGTAAGTGGAGAAGCAAAGTTCATGAAATAATTTTTGAAGCTGATACCTTCTGGGGAAAAACTTTTGACGTTGCTTTAATACTTATTATAATTTTTAGCGTTATTATCGTTTCATTAGAGAGTGTTACTTCCATAAGAGTAAAATACGGAGGCACACTCAAAGTTCTCGAATGGATTTTTACTTTTTTATTTACTTTAGAATACATTGCCCGAGTTTTTTCAGTATTAAAGCCAAGTAGATACATTTTTAGCTTTTTCGGAATTGTAGATTTGTTATCGATTATACCAACTTATTTAAGTTTATTTATTGTAGGAGCTCATTCTTTACTAGTTATAAGAACATTACGATTAGTAAGGATTTTCAGGATATTTAAGTTGGTACATTTCATAGGTGAAGCCAAACAACTCGTAACCGCACTAAGAGCTAGTGGTAGAAAAATCACAGTATTTCTGGTAACCGTACTTTGTATTACAGTAATTATGGGTACAATTATGTATCTGGTAGAAGGGGAAGAAAACGGATTTACAAGTATTCCAATAAGTATATACTGGGCAATAGTTACACTTACTACTGTGGGTTATGGAGACATCGCTCCTTCTACAGTAATGGGACAAAGTATTGCAGCTTTTATTATGATAATGGGTTATGGTATTCTTGCTGTACCCACTGGCATCGTTTCGGTTGAATTGGCAAAGACAAATCCTGATTTACAAATGACAACTCAGGCTTGTCCAAACTGCAGTGCTGAAGGTCATGATTATGATGCTAAATTTTGCAAAAAGTGTGGTAGTGAACTGTAA
- a CDS encoding inositol monophosphatase family protein, which translates to MQSYYKSLAKFLDNLSSDVSKLMLEQFESEHELKKLPSGKVISEVDTEVNLLINQRIAENYPYYMFISEQSKHKEIVRHESYFIIDEICGSELYVNKKSGFSFRGAFFDPKDGLITSVVSYPKKDFYLSMTLDEPIKLTKGGNTKELPKIQIKKTEDLVYGYPDAGDEMQYLKLLKSIGIPDEHIKKETDSRLYSILTGKYDIAIVMEPSIPEWEWTAEKAILNELGYAFTYLTGENFSFGQKPSEENPGYLICPAYCKDEIVSKMRFFVNNL; encoded by the coding sequence ATGCAAAGTTACTATAAGAGTCTTGCCAAATTTCTTGATAACCTTTCAAGTGATGTTTCAAAACTGATGTTGGAACAATTCGAAAGCGAGCACGAATTAAAAAAACTTCCGAGTGGAAAAGTGATCAGTGAAGTTGATACTGAAGTAAATCTGCTGATCAACCAAAGAATTGCAGAAAACTATCCTTACTACATGTTTATTTCTGAACAATCGAAACACAAAGAAATAGTAAGACATGAGAGTTATTTCATTATTGATGAAATCTGTGGTTCTGAACTATACGTTAATAAAAAAAGCGGATTTAGTTTTAGAGGAGCATTCTTTGACCCTAAAGATGGATTAATTACTAGTGTTGTAAGCTATCCTAAAAAAGATTTTTACCTCAGTATGACTTTAGATGAACCAATTAAATTAACCAAAGGAGGTAACACTAAAGAATTACCCAAAATACAAATTAAAAAAACTGAGGATTTAGTATATGGATACCCTGATGCAGGAGATGAAATGCAATATTTGAAACTCCTAAAATCTATTGGTATTCCAGACGAACACATCAAAAAAGAAACTGATTCTCGCTTATACAGCATACTTACCGGCAAATACGACATCGCCATTGTAATGGAACCATCGATTCCAGAATGGGAATGGACTGCTGAAAAAGCCATTCTTAATGAGCTCGGTTATGCTTTTACATATTTAACTGGAGAAAACTTTTCTTTTGGTCAAAAGCCAAGTGAAGAAAACCCAGGCTACTTAATATGCCCAGCATATTGTAAAGATGAAATTGTGAGTAAAATGCGCTTTTTCGTGAATAACTTATAA